The Campylobacter sp. RM10537 genome has a segment encoding these proteins:
- a CDS encoding UDP-N-acetylmuramoyl-L-alanyl-D-glutamate--2,6-diaminopimelate ligase: protein MKIKLENTFITDNTLECEKGCFFLKTEQNKQFENEALKQECKIIDVKECKKILNIDENIKIIGITGTNGKTTTAAAIYSILLDLGYKCGLCGTRGAFINDEQIDKKSLTTSAILKTLEYLKIATQKGCEFFVMEVSSHALVQNRIEGLKFAAKIFTNITQDHLDFHQNFENYKQAKELFFTDESLKFINKDALAIKFNVKNAFTYGIENPSLYQIKAYSLENGINAIAMIKNTTFHIESPMLGLFNLYNLLAASACVNELIKPNLNDLEKAINQFGGVCGRVEQVADGVIIDFAHTPDGIEKVLDTLKNKKLIVVFGAGGNRDRTKRPLMGKVVEHFAKTAIITSDNPRDEDPKTIIEEIANGFKEPKKALMIEDRKEAIKKALELKEENDLVVILGKGDEETQEIKGIKYPFSDKLVVNEILRIN from the coding sequence GTGAAAATAAAGCTTGAAAATACATTTATCACAGATAATACTTTAGAATGCGAAAAAGGTTGTTTTTTTCTAAAAACAGAGCAAAATAAACAATTTGAAAATGAAGCCTTAAAACAAGAATGTAAGATTATTGATGTTAAAGAATGCAAAAAAATACTTAATATCGACGAAAACATTAAAATTATTGGTATTACCGGAACAAACGGAAAAACAACAACTGCAGCAGCAATTTATTCTATATTACTTGATTTAGGATATAAATGCGGCCTTTGTGGAACTCGCGGTGCCTTTATAAATGATGAACAAATCGATAAAAAATCCCTTACAACATCAGCAATTTTAAAAACATTAGAGTACCTAAAAATAGCAACACAAAAAGGATGTGAATTTTTCGTTATGGAAGTAAGTTCACATGCTTTAGTACAAAATAGGATTGAAGGTTTAAAATTTGCAGCAAAAATTTTTACTAATATCACTCAAGATCATTTAGATTTTCATCAAAATTTTGAAAATTATAAACAAGCTAAAGAACTTTTTTTTACAGATGAAAGCTTGAAATTTATCAATAAAGACGCTCTGGCAATTAAATTTAATGTAAAAAATGCTTTTACTTATGGGATAGAAAATCCTTCCTTATATCAAATCAAAGCCTATTCTTTAGAAAATGGTATTAATGCGATCGCCATGATTAAAAATACAACCTTTCACATAGAATCTCCTATGTTGGGACTTTTCAATCTTTATAATCTTCTTGCTGCAAGTGCTTGCGTAAATGAACTTATTAAACCAAATTTAAATGATTTAGAAAAAGCTATCAATCAATTTGGAGGAGTTTGTGGAAGAGTGGAGCAAGTTGCCGATGGAGTTATTATCGACTTCGCTCATACACCAGATGGTATAGAAAAAGTTCTTGATACTCTTAAAAATAAAAAATTAATCGTAGTTTTTGGAGCAGGAGGCAATAGAGATCGCACTAAACGACCTTTAATGGGTAAAGTTGTAGAGCATTTTGCAAAAACTGCTATTATTACAAGCGATAATCCACGCGATGAAGATCCAAAAACTATAATCGAAGAAATCGCAAACGGTTTTAAAGAACCCAAAAAAGCTTTAATGATTGAAGATAGAAAAGAGGCTATAAAAAAAGCTTTAGAGCTTAAAGAAGAAAATGATCTAGTAGTAATCTTGGGAAAAGGGGATGAAGAAACTCAAGAAATTAAAGGGATAAAATATCCTTTTAGCGATAAATTAGTTGTAAATGAAATTTTAAGGATAAATTGA
- a CDS encoding YbaB/EbfC family nucleoid-associated protein: protein MFDNIDFSKMGEILNQVQEKAKNIELELANKEFSAKSGAGLVKVSANGKGEIIDVSIDDSLLEDKESMQILLISAINDVLTMVAQNRNSISSDILGGFGKL, encoded by the coding sequence ATGTTTGATAATATAGACTTTTCTAAAATGGGAGAAATTTTAAATCAAGTTCAAGAAAAAGCAAAAAACATAGAATTAGAACTTGCAAATAAAGAATTTAGTGCAAAAAGTGGCGCAGGACTTGTTAAAGTTAGTGCAAATGGCAAAGGGGAAATTATTGATGTAAGTATTGATGATTCCTTGCTCGAGGATAAAGAATCGATGCAAATTTTGTTAATATCTGCTATCAATGATGTTTTAACTATGGTAGCACAAAATCGCAACAGTATAAGCAGTGATATTTTAGGAGGCTTTGGAAAATTATGA
- a CDS encoding PDZ domain-containing protein: MRFLFCIIAFLVIGEAIERPTFEDFAAGYERNKASMFNYEGMPAFALSENLLAVLKQPNTKLNKYVKYDPFLNLYLVRTDFSLIPAPMGDEEKLTRNDWVGIWDPDKPYIGHIKYLAQNINERDQLDFNTKIGLLGTPCCEMLGIALNNGSFIGNRYLKHFMKYNDVYWGDIGVDFVERENKFYVNKVRKNGQFLINDEVISVDGVPIKDLRKLNEKILFADPSSTLYFEVLRDNVDLNISTQVFAKDISKFNLPNTKPKPKPTNFRSNLGLSVNSSLVVTKVDPKSKADLAGFMVGDKILRVNNIILKDFKNLQTILANGNDFNILIQRKSSKLPLHNFDNGLIGDIDAGGDGNFQFFIRLKK; encoded by the coding sequence ATGAGATTTTTATTTTGTATAATTGCATTTTTGGTTATTGGAGAGGCTATTGAACGTCCCACTTTTGAAGATTTTGCCGCAGGTTATGAAAGAAATAAAGCAAGTATGTTTAACTATGAAGGAATGCCGGCTTTTGCTTTAAGCGAAAATTTACTTGCTGTTTTAAAACAACCTAATACAAAATTAAATAAATACGTAAAATATGATCCTTTTTTAAATCTTTATCTTGTACGAACAGATTTTTCACTTATCCCTGCTCCTATGGGTGATGAAGAAAAATTAACTCGTAATGATTGGGTAGGAATTTGGGATCCGGATAAACCTTATATAGGCCATATTAAATATTTAGCTCAAAATATTAATGAAAGAGATCAGCTTGATTTTAACACAAAAATAGGACTCCTAGGAACTCCTTGTTGCGAAATGCTTGGTATAGCATTAAACAATGGTTCTTTTATAGGAAATAGATATTTAAAACATTTTATGAAATATAACGATGTTTATTGGGGTGATATTGGGGTTGATTTTGTTGAGCGAGAAAACAAGTTTTACGTCAATAAAGTACGAAAAAATGGTCAATTTTTGATCAATGATGAAGTTATTAGTGTTGATGGCGTTCCTATTAAAGATTTGAGAAAATTAAATGAAAAAATTCTTTTTGCTGATCCTAGTAGCACCCTTTATTTTGAAGTTTTAAGAGATAATGTGGATTTAAATATATCAACTCAAGTTTTTGCTAAAGATATTAGCAAATTTAATCTCCCAAATACTAAACCAAAGCCAAAGCCAACAAATTTTAGAAGTAATTTGGGCTTAAGTGTTAATTCATCATTAGTTGTAACAAAAGTTGATCCAAAATCTAAGGCCGATTTAGCTGGATTTATGGTAGGCGATAAAATTTTACGTGTTAATAATATCATTTTAAAAGATTTTAAAAATTTACAAACTATACTTGCGAATGGAAATGATTTTAATATTTTGATCCAAAGAAAAAGTTCTAAACTGCCTTTACATAATTTTGATAATGGATTAATTGGGGATATCGATGCAGGCGGAGATGGAAATTTTCAATTTTTTATTAGGCTTAAAAAGTGA
- a CDS encoding polyprenyl synthetase family protein, protein MKELFIKHLNENLPYIKSFHPFFNEALQAMLKAGGKHFRAQLLLGVVECKAPQLISNALDAALALEFIHTYSLIHDDLPAMDNADLRRGSPTLHKSYDETTAILVGDALNTEAFLLLSNLNLQEKIKINLIRTLAYNAGINGMIIGQAIDCYFENKKLNLEELKFLHIHKTAKLIAASLKMGCEICELDEKENEKFYNIGLKLGLIFQINDDIIDATASEEQSGKPAKHDTHKNSFVNLLGLQKAINCKNDLIQNCKNDLIDLDEKISKMIENLMIQYL, encoded by the coding sequence GTGAAAGAACTTTTTATCAAGCATTTAAATGAAAATTTACCTTATATAAAAAGTTTTCATCCTTTTTTTAATGAAGCTTTGCAAGCGATGTTAAAAGCTGGTGGAAAGCACTTTCGTGCACAATTACTTTTAGGGGTTGTTGAGTGTAAAGCACCACAACTCATTTCAAATGCTTTAGATGCAGCCTTAGCTCTAGAATTTATTCATACCTACTCCCTTATTCATGATGATTTACCTGCTATGGATAATGCTGATCTTAGACGAGGTTCTCCTACTCTGCATAAAAGCTATGATGAAACTACAGCTATTTTAGTTGGAGATGCTTTAAATACTGAAGCTTTTTTATTGCTAAGCAACTTAAATTTACAAGAAAAGATTAAAATCAATTTAATCCGCACTTTGGCCTATAATGCAGGTATTAATGGAATGATTATAGGTCAAGCGATTGATTGTTATTTTGAAAATAAAAAACTTAATTTAGAAGAACTCAAATTTTTACATATCCATAAAACTGCGAAACTTATAGCCGCATCTTTAAAAATGGGTTGTGAAATTTGCGAATTAGATGAAAAAGAGAATGAAAAATTTTACAATATTGGTTTAAAATTAGGTTTAATTTTTCAAATCAATGATGATATTATCGATGCAACCGCAAGCGAAGAACAAAGTGGAAAACCTGCTAAACACGATACACATAAAAATTCTTTTGTAAATTTATTAGGACTTCAAAAAGCTATAAATTGCAAAAATGATTTGATTCAAAATTGCAAAAATGATTTGATTGATTTAGATGAAAAAATATCAAAAATGATCGAAAATCTTATGATACAATATTTATAA